One genomic window of Ornithorhynchus anatinus isolate Pmale09 chromosome 10, mOrnAna1.pri.v4, whole genome shotgun sequence includes the following:
- the IL31RA gene encoding interleukin-31 receptor subunit alpha, whose product MWPWALWVCPLLCGISLAAPPDKPQNISCSLYYNENLTCTWDPGREVHPANFTVSIKSWGDPPHRTLPLANLGLLSFSRGLSTKSIVHRDLCMSSTNSCSFRFSELLYPSVSIIEVTAESAFGVATSNATVWNLPKIVRIGPPTIRSVEMAPGTESSLLITWDRPSLTPEWYDLICCLRHRKANGVHWEQVTLIMRRRELSGTHTLSGLDCAVYAVSVRCAVNDSEFWSAWSEEKSGTVERPTRILASSQLPRPWVQRLRMAQPHSGPVPSCLSGVPANPLPLCLLPGQMCGGDLWRVIGPTGPDGNRTVWLMRKGCCRRSSGYSVHVRPEKKPSLGRTVTVTSWMGELSLTGEAYLVYLVDSNSTAASAKATLRIPPVGESPPQRINAVTVRPVSGDGLVVTWDAPASDVDRFVVEWRQDWETESSATSWEIVSRGGSWTAGGDRFLPFQCYNISVYPLIKEVVGAPISTQVYFREGVPSEGPVSRAENLGKHEVTIRWKEISKKKRNGFIRNYTLFYGAVGGEEMARTVNSGFLQSTLEGLEPDTQYTARVLASTSAGGRNGTKINFRTLAFSNLDILLLTAPIGGSLLLLIVLVAVCSLSKTKLKQAFCPRIPDPAESVLSEWLTRMSTAKERLKERPSDDLPNPSNSWAEKPGSSPEEFPDKLVVDCWNILEQEAIFPRASRRWRVSSSFGEEYEYVPSLSRPNSWGLVRSPSRSPCLPEETPETSPGPTPEAAPQPSPLQNPGSAKSARPGGLLEEPAALNRYLKNSVTEREFLISENFADLTGKGVVRQS is encoded by the exons ATGTGGCCTTGGGCCCTTTGGGTGTGTCCTCTGCTCTGTGGCATCAGTTTAGCAG CCCCCCCAGACAAGCCACAGAATATTTCCTGCAGCCTTTACTACAATGAAAACCTCACTTGCACATGGGATCCGGGAAGGGAAGTGCATCCAGCAAATTTCACTGTTTCTATAAAATC gtgGGGGGACCCACCGCACCGGACACTGCCGCTCGCAAACCTCGGTCTCCTGTCCTTCTCCAGGGGCCTTTCTACCAAGAGCATCGTCCACCGCGACCTCTGCATGAGTAGCACCAACTCCTGCTCCTTCCGGTTCTCCGAGCTCCTCTACCCCTCCGTCAGCATCATTGAGGTCACTGCCGAAAGTGCCTTTGGTGTTGCCACGTCGAACGCCACCGTTTGGAATCTCCCCAAGATCG TGAGGATAGGTCCACCTACGATCCGAAGCGTGGAAATGGCCCCGGGGACCGAATCGTCCCTTCTAATAACTTGGgacaggccttctctgactccTGAGTGGTATGATTTAATATGCTGCCTTCGGCACAGGAAAGCGAACGGTGTCCACTGG GAACAAGTGACCCTCATCATGAGACGCAGAGAACTGTCTGGGACGCACACCCTCTCCGGGCTGGACTGTGCGGTCTACGCCGTGTCCGTGCGGTGTGCGGTGAATGACTCTGAGTTCTGGAGCGCCTGGAGCGAAGAAAAATCGGGAACCGTGGAGAGGCCAA CCAGGATCCTGGCTTCTTCACAGCTTCCCCGGCCCTGGGTCCAAAGGCTCCGGATGGCTCAGCCCCATTCCGGCCCTGTCCCCAGCTGTCTCAGTGGAGTTCCCGCtaaccctcttcctctctgtctcctcccaggTCAGATGTGTGGCGGCGACCTGTGGAGAGTTATCGGGCCCACTGGGCCGGACGGGAATCGGACGGTGTGGCTGATGCGCAAG GGATGCTGCCGGCGCTCCTCTGGCTACAGCGTACACGTCAGGCCGGAGAAGAAGCCGTCTCTGGGTCGGACCGTGACCGTGACCAGCTGGATGGGCGAGCTGTCTTTGACAGGAGAGGCCTACCTGGTGTACCTGGTGGACTCTAACTCCACTGCAGCATCTGCCAAAGCCACCCTGAGGATCCCGCCCGTGGGAGAAAGCC CTCCCCAGAGGATCAACGCGGTGACGGTGCGGCCCGTCAGCGGAGACGGGCTGGTGGTGACGTGGGACGCCCCCGCCTCGGACGTCGACAGATTCGTGGTGGAGTGGCGACAGGATTGGGAGACGGAGTCCTCGGCCACCTCGTGGGAAATCGTTTCCCGGGGCGGGAGCTGGACAGCTGGAGGAG ACCGCTTCCTGCCATTCCAGTGCTATAACATCTCCGTGTACCCGCTGATTAAGGAGGTTGTGGGAGCCCCAATTTCCACCCAGGTCTATTTTCGGGAAGGCG TGCCTTCGGAAGGGCCCGTGTCTAGGGCTGAAAACTTGGGAAAGCACGAAGTGACGATCAGATGGAAAGAGATCTCCAAGAAGAAGAGGAACGGCTTCATCAGAAACTACACCCTGTTTTACGGGGCCGTCGGGGGAGAAGAGATGG CCAGGACGGTCAATTCCGGTTTCCTGCAGTCCACGCTGGAGGGGCTGGAGCCCGACACCCAGTACACTGCCCGAGTCCTGGCCAGCACCAGCGCCGGCGGACGCAACGGCACCAAGATCAACTTCCGCACGCTGGCCTTCA gcAACCTCGACATCCTCCTCCTCACCGCTCCCATTGGAGGGAGTCTCCTTCTGCTCATTGTCCTGGTGGCCGTGTGTTCCCTCTCCAAGACCAA GTTAAAACAGGCCTTCTGCCCGCGGATTCCTGACCCCGCGGAGAGCGTCCTCTCCGAGTGGCTGACCCGCATGAGCACG GCCAAGGAGCGGCTGAAAGAGAGACCATCGGACGACTTGCCGAACCCCAGCAACTCGTGGGCGGAAAAGCCTGGGTCCTCCCCGGAGGAGTTCCCTGACAAGCtggtggtggactgttggaacATCTTGGAGCAGGAAGCCATTTTCCCCAGAGCCTCAAGGCGGTGGCGGGTGAGCTCCTCGTTTGGGGAAGAGTATGAGTATGTGCCATCTCTATCCAGACCCAACTCCTGGGGGTTGGTCAGGAGCCCAAGCAGAAGCCCCTGCTTGCCCGAGGAAACGCCGGAGACCAGTCCGGGGCCCACCCCTGAGGCCGCCCCGCAGCCCAGCCCGCTCCAGAACCCGGGCTCCGCCAAGAGCGCGAGACCGGGAGGGCTCCTTGAGGAGCCTGCGGCCTTAAATCGGTACTTGAAGAATTCGGTCACGGAGAGGGAGTTCCTAATTTCTGAGAACTTTGCGGACCTGACTGGGAAAGGAGTAGTCAGACAATCTTAG